The genomic DNA GGCCCGTTATTGAGTCGCGACATGTCCTTTCCAGAAAAGAGCGGGAGCAGCGTCAGATCCGGTTTTTGGTGATAGGTACGGTTGTTCTGGCCGTACTTGTAGTGGGCGTTTTGGCTTTTGGCCTATACCAGGAATACGTCGCGAAACCGGCCCAGCCAATCGCAGTCGTGAATAGCACAGTCATCTCCGTCCGTGACTACCAGGCGATGGTTCGTTATCGGCGTTTTGAAAACGCAAATTATCTCGCCCAGCTTCAGGCCCAATTAAGTCAGTTTGATCCAAGCGACGAAAACCAGCAGTTCCTTATCTCGTACTTCCAGCAGCGGATCCAAGAGGTGCGCAGCGAGGCCACAAACCTGCCCATGACGGTGCTGGATGAACTCATTGATAACGAAATCATCCGACAAGAAGCGGCACGGCGGCAAATCACTGTAAGCCCCGAAGAGGTGCAGCGAGAGATCGAGCTCCAGTTCGGATATGACGCTAACCCCCCGACACCTACTCCTACGCCCGTCACCACCGCAGTGGCCATCACGCCAACACCGAGGCCTACGGAGACCCCAGTCACTCGCGAGGAATTCGAGCGACGCTATCAGACAACCCTGGCTGCCATCCAGAAAAACACGGGGCTCACTGAGTCCCAGTTTCGGGCTCTTTTTGAAATCTCGCTCTTGACACAGAAGGTACGCGAAGCCATCCAGTCCGAGGTGCCCACATCTGAAGAACAAATACATGCGTATCACATCTTGGTGGAAACAGAAGAAGAAGCCAAGGTTGTGCTCAACCGTCTTCAGGCTGGTGAAGACTTTGCGGCGTTGGCCAAGGAACTTTCGAAGGACACCGGTAGTGCCGAGAAGGGCGGCGATTTGGGATGGTTTCCGAAAGGCGTGATGGTAGAGCCATTCGAGCAGGCAGCCTTTGCTCTCCAGCCAGGTCAAATCAGTG from Chloroflexota bacterium includes the following:
- a CDS encoding peptidylprolyl isomerase, whose translation is MTVLDELIDNEIIRQEAARRQITVSPEEVQREIELQFGYDANPPTPTPTPVTTAVAITPTPRPTETPVTREEFERRYQTTLAAIQKNTGLTESQFRALFEISLLTQKVREAIQSEVPTSEEQIHAYHILVETEEEAKVVLNRLQAGEDFAALAKELSKDTGSAEKGGDLGWFPKGVMVEPFEQAAFALQPGQISEPVKSDFGYHIIKVVERDPNRPLDPDMLETKQAEAWQKWLEAQRTSEGVKRYWSSDKVPPSQEGA